The following are from one region of the Nicotiana tomentosiformis chromosome 7, ASM39032v3, whole genome shotgun sequence genome:
- the LOC104113090 gene encoding uncharacterized protein isoform X1, producing the protein MNSYNATTPNFDNLLLQSLMNRLQIRPPPSNPPSQSLEDLLFNTLPFSFSDEDQESDDDNNNESSSSSKSQLAKEESKVEKHIIRTILTGKIDTLKPNSGQAVAIGEHHICIGFHEDTGSDYRVWEWHGHIMLFDEENGYSPEYIYGNYFERVNVKLMKKKEEEKEEEETQVEEKTGNLGLRELIESSESGNEGRILRRNMNAGSTRV; encoded by the coding sequence ATGAATTCCTACAACGCCACCACCCCAAACTTCGACAACCTCCTCCTTCAATCCCTAATGAACCGACTCCAAATTCGCCCTCCTCCTTCAAACCCACCATCACAATCCCTCGAAGATCTCctctttaacactctccctttcTCCTTCTCCGACGAAGATCAAGAATCCGACGACGATAACAACAACGAGTCCTCATCCTCTTCCAAATCGCAACTCGCCAAAGAAGAATCTAAAGTTGAAAAACACATAATCCGCACAATTCTTACTGGCAAAATTGATACACTAAAACCGAATTCTGGTCAGGCTGTTGCTATTGGTGAACACCACATATGTATTGGGTTTCACGAGGATACCGGGTCGGATTATCGGGTTTGGGAGTGGCATGGTCATATCATGCTCTTTGATGAGGAAAATGGATATAGTCCTGAATACATTTATGGGAATTACTTTGAGAGAGTCAATGTTAAGcttatgaagaagaaagaagaagaaaaagaagaagaggagactCAGGTAGAGGAGAAAACTGGGAATTtggggttgagagagttgattgaATCGAGTGAATCGGGTAACGAGGGGAGGATTCTGAGGAGGAATATGAATGCTGGCTCTACAAG
- the LOC104113090 gene encoding uncharacterized protein isoform X2, whose product MNSYNATTPNFDNLLLQSLMNRLQIRPPPSNPPSQSLEDLLFNTLPFSFSDEDQESDDDNNNESSSSSKSQLAKEESKVEKHIIRTILTGKIDTLKPNSGQAVAIGEHHICIGFHEDTGSDYRVWEWHGHIMLFDEENGYSPEYIYGNYFERVNVKLMKKKEEEKEEEETQVEEKTGNLGLRELIESSESGNEGRILRRNMNAGSTS is encoded by the coding sequence ATGAATTCCTACAACGCCACCACCCCAAACTTCGACAACCTCCTCCTTCAATCCCTAATGAACCGACTCCAAATTCGCCCTCCTCCTTCAAACCCACCATCACAATCCCTCGAAGATCTCctctttaacactctccctttcTCCTTCTCCGACGAAGATCAAGAATCCGACGACGATAACAACAACGAGTCCTCATCCTCTTCCAAATCGCAACTCGCCAAAGAAGAATCTAAAGTTGAAAAACACATAATCCGCACAATTCTTACTGGCAAAATTGATACACTAAAACCGAATTCTGGTCAGGCTGTTGCTATTGGTGAACACCACATATGTATTGGGTTTCACGAGGATACCGGGTCGGATTATCGGGTTTGGGAGTGGCATGGTCATATCATGCTCTTTGATGAGGAAAATGGATATAGTCCTGAATACATTTATGGGAATTACTTTGAGAGAGTCAATGTTAAGcttatgaagaagaaagaagaagaaaaagaagaagaggagactCAGGTAGAGGAGAAAACTGGGAATTtggggttgagagagttgattgaATCGAGTGAATCGGGTAACGAGGGGAGGATTCTGAGGAGGAATATGAATGCTGGCTCTACAAG